From a region of the Seleniivibrio woodruffii genome:
- a CDS encoding HD-GYP domain-containing protein, translated as MDLKLDADSFDLYVTSSFDVAYALSRALDLVNPLINNHHQRVAFIAGSIAAEAGMSRSEIEDIILASLIHDIGVVMESEFLELADVSDKKGDSEYCHAIVGSHLLSSLDLFPNLPALVKYHHSPYGGEINHLAETCDEVIPEGAMIIHLSDRIDVLLHRGEPALDQRIRISENVNRFKGTKFSPEHLAAFNRLAERESFWFDIEEQEKYKLLKHTFRFSHINMDIDKILETAKLLSRIIDFRCVFTANHSAGVAAAAKLITEKLGFPEKDCKSMMIAGYLHDIGKLGIPSAILYKQGALDEDEKLILRKHPYYTFSILNTFQIFDKIKNWAAFHHEYLDGSGYPFHLNEERLDLGCRIMAIADIVTALTEERPYRESMPKEQVAGIVREMVESGKLDSHVASAVLDNFEEINDVRQASQAEEMKTFERFKDTIMRNSICKKNMRFITALQ; from the coding sequence ATGGATCTGAAACTGGATGCGGACAGCTTCGACCTGTACGTCACATCATCATTCGATGTTGCATATGCGCTGTCCAGAGCCCTGGACCTTGTTAATCCTCTGATAAATAATCATCATCAGCGGGTTGCCTTCATAGCGGGGAGCATTGCGGCCGAAGCCGGAATGTCCCGCAGCGAGATAGAGGACATTATTCTCGCATCGCTCATCCACGACATAGGGGTTGTCATGGAGAGCGAGTTTCTTGAGCTGGCCGATGTCAGCGACAAAAAAGGGGATTCGGAATACTGCCATGCGATTGTAGGTTCACACCTGCTCTCAAGCCTCGATCTCTTCCCAAACCTTCCCGCACTGGTCAAATATCACCATTCGCCCTACGGCGGCGAAATAAACCATCTGGCCGAAACATGCGACGAGGTCATTCCCGAAGGGGCAATGATAATTCACCTCTCCGACAGGATAGACGTTCTTCTGCACAGGGGAGAACCCGCTCTGGATCAGCGCATCAGGATATCTGAGAACGTTAACAGGTTTAAGGGAACAAAATTCAGCCCCGAACACCTCGCTGCGTTCAACAGGCTGGCAGAGAGAGAGTCTTTCTGGTTCGATATCGAAGAGCAGGAAAAATATAAACTGCTGAAACATACGTTCCGTTTTTCCCACATAAACATGGACATAGACAAAATTCTGGAAACGGCGAAACTCTTAAGCCGTATCATAGACTTCCGCTGTGTATTCACCGCCAACCACTCCGCAGGGGTTGCCGCCGCCGCAAAGCTGATAACCGAAAAGCTCGGCTTTCCGGAAAAAGACTGCAAGTCTATGATGATAGCAGGGTATCTCCACGACATAGGCAAGCTGGGCATCCCGTCGGCAATACTCTACAAGCAGGGAGCACTGGACGAGGATGAAAAGCTGATACTTCGTAAGCATCCTTACTATACTTTCTCAATACTCAACACGTTCCAGATCTTCGACAAGATAAAGAACTGGGCAGCCTTCCACCACGAATATCTCGACGGAAGCGGCTATCCCTTTCATCTCAACGAAGAAAGGCTCGATCTGGGATGCAGGATAATGGCCATAGCGGATATAGTTACCGCCCTAACCGAAGAGAGACCCTACAGGGAATCAATGCCCAAGGAGCAGGTTGCGGGAATAGTCCGTGAGATGGTGGAGAGCGGAAAGCTGGACAGCCATGTGGCCTCTGCGGTGCTTGACAATTTTGAAGAGATAAACGATGTGCGGCAGGCGTCTCAGGCGGAAGAGATGAAGACATTTGAAAGATTTAAAGATACGATAATGAGAAACAGTATCTGCAAAAAGAATATGAGGTTCATCACGGCTTTGCAGTGA
- the potC gene encoding spermidine/putrescine ABC transporter permease PotC has translation MMRFVKISYNTLIYAFLYLPILVLIAYSFNASKFGTTWQGFTLEWYESLLYNSSLMTAAGNSLIVATLSATIATIMGSLAAVMFYRYSFKGKKMLMSLVYILIMVPDIVMGISLLILFVAVQLEPGFLTLLLSHITFNLPFVAVTVMSRMKGFDKNLFDAAGDLGATEFQTVRHVLLPMMLPAVVAGWLLAFTLSMDDVIISFFVTGPDFEILPLRIYSMVRLGVKPEVNALCTVMFTLSLVIVMISQLLNREKK, from the coding sequence ATGATGCGGTTTGTAAAGATCAGCTATAACACGCTGATATACGCTTTCCTGTATCTGCCCATTCTGGTGCTTATCGCATATTCGTTCAATGCATCCAAGTTCGGAACAACATGGCAGGGGTTCACCCTTGAGTGGTACGAGAGTCTGCTCTACAACTCATCGCTTATGACGGCGGCGGGCAACTCGCTGATAGTCGCCACACTGTCCGCCACCATAGCCACCATAATGGGTTCGCTGGCGGCGGTGATGTTCTACCGTTACTCCTTTAAGGGCAAAAAGATGCTGATGTCGCTGGTTTATATTCTTATAATGGTTCCCGACATCGTAATGGGCATCAGCCTGCTTATCCTTTTTGTTGCGGTTCAGCTGGAGCCGGGGTTTCTCACCCTGCTCCTCTCACATATAACATTTAATCTGCCCTTTGTGGCTGTGACAGTTATGTCCAGAATGAAAGGGTTCGACAAAAACCTTTTCGATGCCGCAGGCGATCTGGGCGCAACCGAGTTTCAGACAGTGCGCCACGTTCTGCTGCCTATGATGCTTCCCGCTGTTGTTGCGGGATGGCTGCTCGCCTTTACTCTTTCAATGGATGATGTTATCATCAGTTTCTTTGTGACGGGTCCCGACTTCGAGATTCTGCCTCTGCGGATATACTCAATGGTCAGGCTGGGAGTTAAGCCGGAGGTGAACGCCCTCTGTACGGTGATGTTCACTCTTTCGCTTGTGATAGTTATGATATCTCAATTACTTAACAGGGAGAAGAAATGA
- a CDS encoding ABC transporter substrate-binding protein, which translates to MKRLFLVMLLCLLASSVFAKEVVYVYNWSEYIPEQVLRGFEKETGIKVIYTTYDSNEVMYSKVKVLGGKGYDVIFPSTYYVNRMQKEGLLAPINPKLLPNLKNMDPALMNKEYDPGNKFSLPYLWGSTSLAINSDFVNQKEANTYRILWDSKYKGKVVLTDDLREVFHIALRILGYSGNETDPNKIKQAYELLRKLRPNVRVYNSDSPKIPFINGEVTLGLTFNGEMFAAAQENPSIKYIYPKEGAIFWIDSMCIPKASKNIANAHKFINYIMKPEVAKMISEEVGYAIPNKAGVALLDKSVRSNPTIYPPLSVIKQGEFQLDVGNAITVYEKYWNLLKSGK; encoded by the coding sequence ATGAAAAGACTGTTCTTGGTTATGCTTCTTTGCCTTTTGGCATCTTCAGTTTTCGCCAAAGAGGTGGTCTATGTTTACAACTGGTCGGAATATATTCCCGAGCAGGTTCTCAGAGGCTTTGAAAAAGAGACCGGAATCAAAGTTATCTACACCACCTACGACAGCAACGAGGTTATGTACTCAAAAGTGAAAGTGCTTGGCGGCAAAGGATATGACGTTATCTTCCCGTCCACCTACTATGTTAACAGGATGCAGAAAGAGGGACTGCTGGCTCCCATCAACCCCAAACTCCTGCCCAACCTGAAAAACATGGATCCTGCTCTGATGAACAAAGAGTATGACCCCGGCAACAAATTCAGCCTGCCCTATCTCTGGGGCTCGACATCGCTGGCAATCAACTCCGACTTTGTGAACCAGAAAGAGGCGAACACCTACCGCATCCTCTGGGATTCGAAATATAAGGGCAAGGTTGTTCTCACCGACGACCTGCGTGAGGTTTTCCATATAGCCCTGCGCATTCTCGGCTATTCAGGCAACGAAACCGACCCCAACAAGATAAAACAGGCATACGAGCTTCTGCGCAAACTCCGCCCCAACGTGCGTGTTTACAACTCAGACTCGCCCAAGATCCCCTTCATCAACGGAGAGGTCACTCTGGGTCTGACATTCAACGGAGAGATGTTCGCAGCCGCACAGGAGAACCCCTCCATTAAATACATCTACCCCAAAGAGGGCGCAATATTCTGGATAGACAGCATGTGCATCCCCAAGGCATCCAAAAACATCGCCAACGCACACAAGTTTATCAACTATATAATGAAGCCCGAAGTGGCGAAGATGATAAGCGAGGAAGTGGGATACGCCATCCCCAACAAAGCGGGAGTGGCGCTTCTGGATAAATCCGTGCGCTCAAACCCCACAATCTACCCGCCCTTAAGCGTTATCAAGCAGGGCGAGTTTCAGCTGGATGTCGGCAACGCCATCACGGTTTACGAAAAATACTGGAACCTGCTTAAATCAGGTAAATAG
- a CDS encoding glutamine--tRNA ligase/YqeY domain fusion protein, with translation MEEEVSKPSNFIKTIIRRDLEEGKNESRVHTRFPPEPNGYLHIGHAKSICINFGLAKEFGGKCNLRYDDTNPVKEDVEYVDSIREDVRWLGFDWEDREFYASDYFEYFYECAVNLIKKGKAYVCDLNADEIRKTRGNLKEAGAESPYRNRSVEENLDLFQRMRNGEFADGERVLRAKIDMSSPNMNMRDPVIYRIAHAHHHRTGDKWCIYPMYDFAHGLEDSVEKITHSICTLEFEDHRPLYDWFLQELGVFHPQQIEFARLNLTYTVMSKRKLLTLVEKKLVSGWDDPRMPTIAGLRRRGFTPESIRNFAEMIGVAKSNSIVDYGQLEFCLREDLNKIAQRVMVVTDPLKVVITNYPEDQVEWFDAENNPENEADGTRKVPFCREVYIERDDFMEDPPKKYFRLSPGQEMRLKHAYYIKCEEVIKDAEGNITELHCSYDPASRGGWTEDGRKVKGTAHWVSARHCIEAEVRLYEHLFSTPNPDKAPEGMDFTANINPDSLKVVTAYAEPSLAEVEPMQKYQFLRVGYFTSDKDSVSGKPVFNKTVGLKDSWAKAQSN, from the coding sequence ATGGAAGAAGAAGTATCGAAACCGTCTAACTTTATAAAGACCATCATCCGCAGGGATCTGGAAGAGGGCAAGAACGAAAGCAGAGTACACACCCGCTTTCCGCCGGAACCTAACGGATATCTGCACATAGGACACGCCAAGTCCATCTGCATCAACTTCGGACTGGCAAAAGAGTTCGGCGGAAAATGCAACCTGCGCTATGACGACACAAACCCCGTTAAAGAGGATGTGGAATACGTCGATTCCATCCGTGAGGATGTGCGCTGGCTCGGATTCGACTGGGAGGACAGAGAGTTCTATGCCTCCGACTATTTTGAATATTTCTACGAGTGCGCTGTAAACCTCATCAAAAAGGGCAAGGCCTACGTCTGCGACCTTAATGCGGACGAGATTCGCAAAACCAGAGGCAATCTGAAAGAGGCCGGTGCCGAAAGCCCCTACAGAAACAGAAGCGTCGAAGAGAACCTCGACCTGTTTCAGCGTATGAGAAACGGCGAATTTGCCGACGGAGAGCGTGTTCTCAGGGCAAAGATAGATATGTCCTCGCCCAACATGAACATGCGTGACCCCGTTATCTACAGGATAGCCCATGCCCACCACCACCGCACAGGCGACAAGTGGTGCATCTATCCCATGTACGACTTTGCACACGGGCTTGAGGATTCAGTTGAAAAAATAACCCACTCCATCTGCACACTGGAGTTTGAAGACCACAGACCCCTTTACGACTGGTTCCTTCAGGAGCTTGGAGTTTTCCATCCCCAGCAGATAGAGTTCGCAAGGCTGAACCTGACATACACGGTCATGAGCAAAAGAAAGCTCCTGACCCTTGTTGAGAAAAAACTGGTAAGCGGCTGGGACGACCCCCGCATGCCCACCATAGCCGGGCTTCGCCGCAGAGGATTCACCCCCGAATCCATCAGAAATTTCGCCGAGATGATAGGCGTTGCAAAAAGCAACAGCATCGTGGACTACGGGCAGCTTGAGTTCTGTCTGCGTGAGGATCTGAATAAAATAGCCCAGAGGGTTATGGTTGTTACTGATCCGCTGAAAGTGGTCATAACCAACTATCCTGAGGATCAGGTTGAATGGTTCGATGCGGAGAACAACCCCGAAAACGAGGCGGACGGCACACGCAAAGTGCCCTTCTGCCGTGAGGTATACATCGAGCGGGACGACTTCATGGAAGATCCGCCCAAGAAATATTTCCGCCTGTCGCCCGGACAGGAGATGCGTCTTAAGCATGCTTACTATATCAAGTGCGAAGAGGTCATCAAGGATGCTGAGGGCAACATAACCGAGCTTCACTGCTCATATGACCCTGCAAGCAGGGGCGGCTGGACAGAGGATGGCCGCAAGGTGAAGGGCACTGCCCACTGGGTGAGCGCACGCCACTGCATAGAGGCCGAGGTTCGTCTGTATGAGCATCTTTTCAGCACTCCCAACCCCGACAAGGCTCCGGAGGGTATGGACTTTACAGCGAATATAAATCCCGATTCGCTGAAGGTCGTTACGGCATATGCCGAGCCTTCTCTGGCGGAAGTTGAACCCATGCAGAAATATCAGTTCCTGCGTGTGGGCTATTTCACCAGCGACAAGGATTCCGTGTCTGGAAAACCAGTGTTTAACAAAACTGTAGGTTTGAAAGACAGCTGGGCAAAAGCACAAAGCAATTAA
- the gltX gene encoding glutamate--tRNA ligase — MSDKPIRVRFAPSPTGYLHVGGARTALFNYLFAKKTGGTFLLRIEDTDRTRFQEDSLKEIFESLKWLGIEWTEGPERGGEYGPYIQSERLDIYKKYAQTLWNSGQAYPCFCTPERLEKVRKEKELRKEMHGGYDRKCRDMSKEESQALIDAGTPYVLRLKAPLEGTISFVDGIRGEIETPVTMVDDTVLMKTDGYPTYHLASVVDDHLMEISHVLRGDEWIASTPRHILLYKAFGWQPPIIAHLPVILSPDGGKLSKRKGAASVMDYKRGGYLPEALVNFLSLLGWNPGDDREIMGIQEIIDAFDMGRISAKPSVFDEDKLTWVNSQYMESYDPAKLLADIEPMWAEKGLPVGEFSTEYKERVVSLFRTRCKKVTEFGENGAYFFADPEDFDAKQAAKQFNAAVKPALDMITEKAGAVAEWNRGGLEALFHGIADELEMSAGKINPAVRLAVTGVGGGPDLMDMLELMGRDTVVRRVKKASEWIEKNV; from the coding sequence ATGAGCGACAAACCTATCAGGGTACGCTTCGCACCGTCACCCACAGGCTATCTGCACGTCGGCGGCGCAAGAACAGCCCTTTTTAATTATCTCTTTGCGAAAAAAACAGGGGGAACCTTTCTTCTGCGCATAGAGGATACCGACAGAACACGCTTTCAGGAGGATTCACTCAAGGAGATTTTCGAGAGCCTGAAATGGCTTGGGATAGAATGGACCGAAGGCCCTGAGAGGGGCGGAGAATACGGCCCGTATATCCAGTCGGAAAGACTTGATATCTATAAAAAATATGCGCAGACCCTCTGGAACTCAGGACAGGCCTACCCCTGCTTCTGCACACCCGAAAGGCTTGAGAAGGTGCGCAAAGAGAAGGAACTGAGAAAGGAGATGCACGGCGGATATGACAGAAAATGCCGTGATATGTCCAAAGAGGAGTCGCAGGCGCTTATCGATGCGGGCACTCCCTACGTTCTCAGGCTGAAAGCTCCCCTTGAGGGCACGATATCCTTCGTCGACGGCATCAGGGGCGAGATAGAAACCCCTGTGACCATGGTTGACGACACGGTGCTTATGAAGACCGACGGCTATCCCACATACCATCTGGCAAGCGTTGTTGACGACCACCTGATGGAAATTTCCCACGTTCTGCGAGGGGATGAGTGGATAGCCAGCACTCCCCGTCATATCCTGCTTTACAAAGCGTTCGGCTGGCAGCCCCCCATAATAGCCCACCTGCCCGTAATCCTTTCACCGGACGGCGGAAAACTCTCAAAGCGTAAGGGTGCGGCCTCCGTAATGGATTATAAAAGGGGCGGATATCTTCCCGAAGCACTGGTGAACTTCCTCTCCCTTCTGGGCTGGAACCCCGGCGACGACAGGGAGATAATGGGCATTCAGGAGATAATCGACGCTTTCGACATGGGCAGAATATCTGCGAAACCCTCGGTTTTCGATGAGGACAAGCTGACATGGGTGAACAGCCAGTATATGGAGAGCTACGACCCCGCAAAACTTCTGGCCGACATAGAACCCATGTGGGCTGAGAAGGGACTTCCCGTTGGAGAGTTCAGCACCGAATATAAGGAGCGTGTGGTCTCTCTGTTCAGAACCCGCTGTAAAAAAGTTACGGAGTTCGGCGAGAACGGCGCATATTTTTTTGCAGACCCCGAAGATTTTGACGCAAAACAGGCGGCAAAGCAGTTCAATGCGGCTGTTAAACCCGCTCTTGATATGATAACAGAGAAGGCTGGCGCTGTTGCCGAGTGGAACAGAGGCGGCCTTGAAGCACTTTTCCACGGCATAGCCGATGAGCTTGAGATGTCCGCAGGCAAGATAAACCCCGCTGTCCGTCTGGCTGTTACAGGCGTGGGCGGCGGCCCCGACCTGATGGATATGCTGGAGCTGATGGGCAGGGACACCGTTGTCCGCCGTGTTAAAAAAGCCTCCGAATGGATAGAAAAAAACGTATAA
- a CDS encoding ArsR/SmtB family transcription factor: MNSKVEVFKALGDGNRLRIVCMLGVRDLCVCEINAVLNISMSTISSHLKVLRNAGLVTSKKDGRWIIYSLNKKNTFIADIVNVTVSGMKSDETVAEDAQKLKYINPKNCAEH; this comes from the coding sequence ATGAATTCGAAGGTCGAAGTTTTCAAAGCACTAGGAGACGGCAACAGGCTCAGGATAGTCTGCATGCTGGGGGTCAGAGATCTCTGCGTGTGCGAGATCAATGCGGTTCTGAATATTTCCATGTCCACAATTTCGTCGCATCTGAAGGTTCTGCGCAACGCAGGACTTGTTACGTCGAAAAAGGACGGCAGATGGATAATCTACAGTCTCAACAAGAAAAACACGTTCATAGCAGATATCGTCAATGTGACGGTGAGCGGAATGAAGTCCGATGAGACCGTTGCAGAGGATGCTCAGAAACTGAAGTACATCAATCCGAAGAACTGCGCCGAACATTAG
- a CDS encoding carbon-nitrogen hydrolase family protein — MKLALVQIKHRQTKRENLDNILSAIEKYGRECGLMLFPETCMGLKAAGGSLRELAEDIGSGEFVSAVRKACAAVSVHVCINVWEDSGTDRVFNTALVIAPDGTTKAVYRKLHLFDALSVRESDDMKAGSELPPVFDVDGVKCSLAVCYDLRFPEVFRSAVFRGAELFLIPAAWYSGAHKTEHLRTLLAARALENTAYAACADICQGSFAGHSAVCSPFGLIEAEAGEDETVIFAEIDTAKVKETRKILPCLDNLSDIF, encoded by the coding sequence ATGAAACTCGCTCTTGTTCAGATTAAACACAGACAGACAAAAAGGGAGAACCTTGACAATATATTATCAGCCATAGAAAAATACGGCAGAGAATGCGGGCTGATGCTGTTTCCGGAAACCTGCATGGGGCTGAAAGCTGCGGGCGGGAGCCTGAGAGAGCTTGCCGAGGATATCGGATCGGGTGAGTTTGTTTCCGCTGTGCGCAAAGCCTGTGCGGCGGTTTCGGTTCACGTCTGCATAAACGTCTGGGAGGATAGCGGAACCGACAGAGTGTTCAACACCGCTCTGGTGATAGCTCCTGACGGAACCACAAAGGCGGTCTACCGCAAACTCCATCTTTTCGATGCTCTCTCTGTGAGAGAGTCCGATGATATGAAAGCCGGAAGCGAGCTTCCTCCTGTGTTTGATGTTGACGGCGTAAAATGTTCGCTGGCGGTATGCTATGACCTGCGCTTTCCGGAAGTGTTCCGCAGTGCTGTTTTCAGAGGTGCGGAGCTGTTCCTTATACCCGCCGCATGGTATTCGGGCGCACACAAGACAGAGCACCTCAGAACGCTCCTTGCCGCCCGTGCGCTGGAGAACACAGCCTATGCCGCCTGTGCCGACATCTGTCAGGGCAGTTTCGCGGGGCATTCCGCCGTCTGTTCCCCTTTCGGCCTCATCGAGGCTGAGGCGGGCGAGGATGAGACGGTTATTTTTGCAGAAATCGACACTGCAAAGGTCAAAGAGACCAGAAAAATCCTTCCGTGTCTGGATAATTTGTCAGATATATTTTAA
- a CDS encoding PEP/pyruvate-binding domain-containing protein, whose translation MNRRLTGSGIVTLAGGLRKGDSVVFQMENPQSYSQIVEVLLSDLQDFGGRFHFIGFCQSFKIDSKSNKLVRFHVDPAEGFEHFVDECSRYIMNVEDGDIIMMDCLTELMGFWGSDWLIGYAYQLIMDFAKMRRLTTFTAVQRKCHRQFTSRKITEVSTVTVRVMRDNIGRHCLVPRKAKDRQSAAMYKPYIMETKKGVRPIHDTLEALEIQNPPDRRSDMQYFTCLDNLFLGDENADGEDAVKKLCRVLMGMDERIQELAAKNFTLEEMKIIRKRTIGSGFIGGKAAGMLIARKIIRQKLPHLLQYFAEADDSFFLGSDAFYTYLIYNGLWDEYKSYSDEPDGNKSRRLHRLVLNGKMPAEILERLEDLVDYYGHFPIIVRSSSHQEDSFESSYAGKYESRFCILTGDDSQMLSQLADVVKAVFASTFNREVDSYRKMSRLIGRADIMSVIIQRVSGVYQGDYFLPHVAGVGHSYNSFVWDKKIDPESGLLRMVAGLGTRAVSRSGTDYARMIAVNRPNDNPMPGAENKRLYSQRLIDVVDTVTNRVRELKPSDLHDCQFKPSLNVIAARDMETEKKVYKATGENIYSWMVDLDHVINRTAVVKILSEVLKTLEGEYSSPVEIEFTINFQDDQRFLINLLQCRPVQVQRISDEDNKAGRGEYTVFKAKGTFLGGNNSILIDTVVYVNWEEYVALPPEQKKECAKIIGILNNRIKEKGYNSLLMGYGRWGSSVTSLGVPVAFSDIDGMKAILEIGRIERGLVPEMSYGTHFFHEVVESKITYICVLEDKTNFMMDETIPKAVNMLRKAVEEPEGLEKVIGYFRFSKKPLRLVTDIRTRTVAIYREIQPWYYLQSQPQPPSSPSSSSSQHSS comes from the coding sequence TTGAACAGACGCTTGACGGGCAGCGGCATCGTCACCCTGGCAGGAGGACTGCGCAAGGGCGACAGTGTTGTTTTTCAGATGGAAAATCCCCAAAGCTACAGCCAGATAGTTGAGGTTCTGCTCTCTGACCTGCAGGACTTCGGCGGCAGGTTTCACTTCATAGGCTTCTGTCAGAGCTTCAAGATAGATTCAAAATCGAACAAACTTGTCCGTTTCCACGTCGACCCCGCTGAGGGTTTCGAACACTTTGTCGATGAATGCTCCCGCTACATTATGAACGTTGAGGACGGCGACATCATCATGATGGACTGCCTCACAGAGCTTATGGGCTTCTGGGGTTCCGACTGGCTCATCGGATATGCGTATCAGCTGATCATGGATTTTGCGAAGATGCGCAGACTCACCACATTCACGGCTGTTCAGAGAAAATGCCACCGGCAGTTCACCTCCAGAAAGATAACCGAGGTGTCCACAGTGACGGTGCGTGTTATGCGCGACAACATCGGCAGACACTGTCTGGTGCCCAGAAAGGCGAAGGACAGGCAGTCTGCGGCCATGTATAAACCCTACATAATGGAGACCAAAAAGGGCGTGCGACCCATACACGACACCCTTGAGGCTCTTGAAATACAGAATCCGCCGGACAGACGGAGCGATATGCAGTATTTCACCTGTCTGGACAACCTCTTCCTCGGCGACGAGAACGCAGACGGAGAGGATGCGGTTAAAAAACTCTGCCGTGTTCTGATGGGCATGGACGAGCGGATTCAGGAGCTGGCGGCAAAGAACTTCACTCTGGAAGAGATGAAGATAATCCGCAAGCGCACCATCGGTTCGGGCTTCATAGGCGGCAAGGCGGCGGGTATGCTCATCGCCAGAAAGATAATCCGTCAGAAACTGCCCCATCTTCTTCAATATTTCGCCGAGGCCGACGACAGCTTCTTCCTCGGTTCCGATGCATTCTATACATATCTGATATATAACGGTTTATGGGACGAATATAAGTCATATTCCGATGAGCCGGACGGCAACAAGAGCCGCAGACTCCACAGGCTGGTGCTGAACGGAAAGATGCCTGCGGAGATTCTGGAGCGTCTTGAGGATCTGGTGGATTATTACGGTCATTTTCCGATAATAGTGCGCTCAAGCTCCCATCAGGAGGACAGCTTCGAAAGCTCATATGCCGGAAAATATGAGAGCCGGTTCTGCATTCTGACGGGCGACGACTCCCAGATGCTCAGTCAGCTTGCGGACGTTGTTAAGGCCGTTTTTGCCAGCACCTTCAACCGTGAGGTGGACAGCTACCGCAAAATGTCCCGACTGATAGGCCGTGCCGACATCATGTCGGTGATAATCCAGAGGGTTTCAGGCGTTTATCAGGGGGATTATTTCCTTCCGCACGTCGCAGGAGTCGGCCATTCATACAACTCATTCGTATGGGACAAAAAGATAGATCCCGAATCTGGACTTCTGAGGATGGTTGCCGGTCTGGGAACCAGAGCCGTCAGCCGCTCCGGAACGGACTATGCCAGAATGATAGCCGTTAACCGTCCCAACGACAATCCCATGCCCGGTGCGGAGAACAAAAGGCTGTACAGCCAGAGGCTGATAGACGTGGTGGACACGGTCACCAACAGGGTCAGGGAACTGAAGCCCTCAGACCTCCACGATTGTCAGTTCAAACCCTCGCTGAACGTTATCGCCGCCAGAGACATGGAGACCGAAAAGAAGGTATACAAGGCCACTGGCGAGAATATCTATTCGTGGATGGTGGATCTGGATCATGTGATAAACAGGACCGCCGTCGTAAAAATACTTTCAGAAGTTCTCAAAACCCTTGAAGGGGAATACAGCAGTCCCGTGGAGATAGAGTTCACCATAAACTTTCAGGACGATCAGCGGTTCCTCATAAACCTGCTCCAGTGCAGACCTGTGCAGGTGCAGAGGATAAGCGACGAGGACAACAAGGCGGGCAGGGGCGAGTATACCGTGTTCAAAGCCAAGGGAACTTTCCTCGGCGGCAACAACTCCATTCTCATCGATACCGTTGTATATGTTAACTGGGAGGAATACGTTGCGCTTCCGCCGGAGCAGAAGAAGGAGTGCGCAAAGATAATCGGCATCCTGAACAACCGTATAAAGGAGAAGGGGTACAACAGCCTTCTTATGGGATACGGCAGATGGGGTTCCAGCGTCACCTCGCTGGGTGTTCCCGTTGCTTTTTCGGATATCGACGGAATGAAGGCCATTCTGGAGATAGGCAGGATAGAGCGTGGGCTTGTGCCTGAGATGTCATACGGAACGCACTTTTTCCACGAGGTTGTTGAATCGAAGATAACCTATATCTGTGTGCTTGAAGATAAGACCAATTTTATGATGGATGAAACCATTCCGAAAGCGGTGAACATGCTCCGCAAGGCAGTTGAAGAACCTGAAGGTCTCGAAAAAGTTATCGGATACTTCAGATTCTCCAAAAAGCCCTTAAGACTTGTCACGGATATCCGCACCAGAACGGTTGCGATATATCGTGAGATCCAGCCCTGGTATTACTTGCAGTCGCAGCCGCAGCCGCCTTCCTCTCCTTCCTCATCGTCTTCGCAGCACTCAAGCTGA